A window of the Brassica napus cultivar Da-Ae chromosome A2, Da-Ae, whole genome shotgun sequence genome harbors these coding sequences:
- the LOC106403886 gene encoding F-box protein At1g11270, with translation MPKRKRGVYETISSIPNMLVNIPHDVVVDQILEKLPVKSLLRFRAVSKQWRTEIESPRFQERHLRHQQKSRDPSILICHPRLEKRGKASLRSLSVGATLVSEENHIRYPVASKREINVRTTRSCDGLACLYSSTFIYVINPATRWHRKLPEARFQTLAQVTYNRFNRFRRPFLGFGKDNITGMYKIVWLYNSHCVYLDGQINTCEVFSFENNNNTWRHDVIVSCPYPILHDKVPAHAHGFLYWFIDAVTEAQVLSFHLHTETFAVMAKIPVAYAPHHRITMCTLNDRLCLSEDKGDTQTIWSLNQDNVTWDKTYSINLRSTLNCIEEKYLYSMPPVASLFDNRLLLYDCSDDEGKLVLYNFRLNSYGKFFTEPRYYLGSAVPYFQSLFTLR, from the coding sequence ATGCCTAAACGAAAACGAGGCGTTTACGAGACTATCAGTAGCATTCCGAATATGTTAGTAAATATACCTCACGATGTGGTGGTAGATCAGATTCTTGAGAAACTTCCGGTGAAATCACTATTGAGATTTAGAGCTGTGTCGAAACAATGGAGAACTGAAATAGAGTCCCCACGTTTCCAGGAGAGACATCTGAGACATCAGCAGAAATCTCGAGACCCGAGCATCCTGATATGTCATCCTAGGCTTGAAAAACGTGGAAAAGCTTCTCTTAGGTCATTGAGTGTGGGAGCAACGTTAGTTTCAGAAGAGAACCATATTCGTTACCCTGTCGCTTCGAAAAGGGAAATTAACGTGAGAACTACACGGAGTTGTGATGGTCTGGCTTGCCTATATTCAAGCACCTTCATATATGTGATCAATCCCGCAACTAGATGGCACCGTAAACTCCCCGAGGCGAGATTTCAAACACTTGCTCAAGTTACATATAACCGCTTTAACCGCTTTCGACGCCCTTTCCTGGGATTCGGTAAAGACAATATCACAGGGATGTACAAGATTGTTTGGTTGTACAACTCTCATTGTGTATACCTAGACGGGCAAATTAATACATGCGAGGTTTTCTCTTTCGAGAACAATAACAACACTTGGAGGCATGATGTGATTGTTTCTTGTCCTTATCCAATACTACATGATAAAGTACCAGCGCATGCACATGGATTTCTCTATTGGTTCATTGACGCCGTCACAGAAGCACAAGTCTTATCGTTCCATCTTCACACTGAGACTTTTGCGGTAATGGCAAAAATACCCGTTGCATATGCACCTCATCACCGAATCACTATGTGCACCTTGAATGACCGCCTATGCTTATCGGAGGATAAGGGAGACACACAAACTATATGGTCGTTAAATCAAGACAATGTGACATGGGACAAAACTTATTCCATAAATCTCCGGTCAACCCTCAATTGTATCGAAGAGAAATATCTTTACTCAATGCCACCGGTCGCATCACTCTTTGACAACAGgctattgctttatgattgcagCGATGACGAAGGCAAGCTCGTGCTTTACAATTTCAGATTAAATTCATATGGTAAATTTTTTACTGAGCCTCGTTATTATCTGGGAAGTGCCGTCCCTTATTTCCAAAGCTTGTTCACTCTTCGCTAA
- the LOC111202511 gene encoding 2-hydroxy-6-oxo-2,4-heptadienoate hydrolase-like: MFDHLKLLRCFSFTASRDWLFKQSFFNAGLRSVTTDLSHDNPLSSTSMHCWIPKSPNRSKPNLLLLHGFGANAMWQYGEHLRAFMGQFNVYVPDLLFFGLSSTTEPNRSESFQAQCLMRLMEAHGVERTSIVGISYGGFVGYSLAAQFPEKVEKIVLCCAGVCLEEKDMEDGLFKVPNLEEATGILIPQTPEKLKELIRFSFVKPIKGVPSFFLWDFIDVMCMEYVEEKRDLIKSILKDRRLSDLPRIKQKSLIIWGEEDQIFPLELGYRLKRHIGDNAEIVVIKKAGHAVNLEKSKEFLKHLKSFLIDSL; encoded by the exons atgTTTGATCATCTGAAACTGTTGCGATGCTTCAGCTTCACGGCATCGCGCGATTGGTTATTCAAACAATCATTCTTCAACGCCGGTCTCCGCTCCGTCACCACCGATCTCTCCCACGACAATCCCCTCTCATCAACGTCAATGCACTGTTGGATCCCTAAATCTCCAAACCGATCTAAACctaacctcctcctcctccacggCTTCGGAGCCAACGCAATGTGGCAATACGGCGAACATCTCCGCGCTTTCATGGGCCAGTTCAACGTCTACGTTCCTGACCTCCTCTTCTTCGGTTTATCTTCCACGACAGAACCGAACAGGTCCGAATCTTTCCAGGCTCAATGTCTGATGAGGCTAATGGAAGCGCATGGTGTCGAGAGGACGAGCATTGTCGGGATCAGCTACGGTGGATTCGTTGGGTACAGTTTAGCGGCGCAGTTTCCAGAGAAAGTGGAGAAGATTGTGCTATGCTGCGCCGGGGTTTGCCTTGAGGAGAAAGATATGGAGGATGGATTGTTTAAGGTTCCGAATCTTGAAGAAGCCACTGGGATTTTGATTCCTCAGACGCCGGAGAAGCTTAAGGAGCTTATAAGATTCTCTTTTGTTAAGCCGATCAAAGGTGTTCCATCGTTTTTTCTTTGGGACTTTATAGAT GTAATGTGTATGGAGTATGTAGAGGAGAAGAGAGATTTGATCAAATCAATACTTAAAGATCGGAGACTTTCAGATCTTCCTAGGATCAAACAG AAATCTTTGATCATATGGGGAGAAGAAGATCAAATATTTCCACTTGAACTTGGTTATAGATTGAAAAG ACATATAGGAGACAATGCAGAGATAGTTGTGATCAAGAAGGCAGGACATGCTGTGAATTTGGAGAAgtctaaagagttcctcaagcaCTTGAAATCTTTTCTCATTGACTCTTTGTGA
- the LOC125581648 gene encoding protein EXORDIUM-like 4, with amino-acid sequence MAYTYRLAALLVLISATVGFSSAVSVEHQLLKLNATLFKGNICLNISNSVQKNINLNIVWYGKFTPIQRTVFVDFIRSLNSPAAAAKDPSVASWWKTTEKYKGGASTIVLGKQLLLEDYPLGKSLKSPHLRPLSGKFKGGGVGSITAVLTAKDVTVEGFCMNRCGTHGSKSSTVDGGAYLWVGNSEEQCPGYCAWPFHQPLYGPQTPPLIAPNGDVGVDGMIINLATLLVNTVTNQEAVSTCTGMFGSGAYPGYPGRVLVDKTTGASYNALGLAGRKYLLPAMWDPQTSKCKTLV; translated from the coding sequence ATGGCCTATACTTACCGTTTAGCCGCTCTTCTTGTACTCATATCCGCCACCGTCGGTTTCTCCTCCGCCGTGTCGGTCGAGCATCAACTGCTGAAGTTAAACGCTACTCTCTTCAAAGGAAACATCTGTCTCAATATCAGCAATTCAGTCCAAAAAAACATCAATCTCAATATTGTTTGGTACGGAAAATTCACACCAATCCAACGGACCGTCTTCGTCGACTTCATCCGCTCTCTCAACTCCCCCGCCGCCGCCGCAAAAGATCCCTCCGTGGCGTCGTGGTGGAAGACGACGGAGAAGTACAAAGGCGGCGCGTCAACGATCGTCCTCGGTAAACAGCTCCTCCTCGAGGACTACCCTCTCGGAAAATCCTTAAAAAGTCCTCACCTCCGACCTCTGTCAGGCAAATTTAAAGGAGGTGGTGTTGGGTCGATAACAGCCGTTTTAACGGCGAAAGACGTGACCGTTGAGGGGTTTTGTATGAACCGGTGCGGGACCCACGGGTCGAAGTCAAGCACCGTGGACGGTGGAGCTTACCTTTGGGTTGGAAACTCTGAAGAGCAGTGTCCTGGCTACTGCGCGTGGCCGTTTCACCAGCCGTTATACGGACCTCAGACTCCGCCGTTGATCGCGCCTAACGGTGACGTCGGAGTTGACGGAATGATTATCAACCTGGCGACGCTACTGGTTAACACCGTGACGAATCAAGAAGCCGTCTCGACATGTACTGGGATGTTCGGGTCCGGTGCTTACCCCGGTTACCCGGGTCGGGTTCTCGTGGACAAGACTACCGGAGCGAGTTACAATGCTTTGGGTCTCGCCGGTAGGAAATATCTTTTACCAGCTATGTGGGACCCTCAGACTTCGAAGTGTAAGACTTTGGTTTAA
- the LOC125588966 gene encoding zinc finger MYM-type protein 1-like, with protein sequence MLRKHEKSHKHIICMTSWMELEVRLQKNLTIDKFVQEEINKEKRHWRDVLLRIIAVVKGLAKNNIAFRGVKDKIGQDGNGNFLGMIEVIADFDLVMIEHVRRIEKGETHYHYLSNKIQNELIEMLGNEIKKIIIQKIQRAKYFSVILDCTPDISHREQMSLVIRCVDISEISPKIEEFLLTFLVVKDKTGEGLFNTLQDVLVNLDLSIDDIRGQGYDNGSNMKGKHKGVQKRLLEINPRAAYTPCGCHSLNLALSDIASSSETAVSFFGILQRIYCLFSSSTNNAEVFRDIVNGITVKPLSQTRWESRVNSVKAIRYQAPQIREALFYLADNSDNPRTRSEAESLAMSDTHGIGNFEFLLGMVIWYELLFSVNKVSKILQSEDMDIGIAISHVQGLVSFMKSYRETGFQEAKIEAERIAIDMKINPGFSVKPKRASRKKRHYDEEPENDEESVTLTAEENFRVDYFIKIVDQSLVSLETRFDQLQSFSCYSRKKFFKVETYKVISAVEYVSRKTEWIIDIVD encoded by the exons ATGCTTAGAAAACATGAAAAGAGTCATAAGCATATCATCTGCATGACTAGTTGGATGGAGCTAGAAGTGAGGCTGCAAAAGAATTTGACTATTGATAAGTTTGTCCAAGAAGAAATCAACAAAGAGAAAAGACATTGGAGAGATGTTTTGTTGAGGATCATTGCTGTGGTAAAAGGGCTTGCTAAGAATAATATAGCATTTCGTGGAGTAAAAGACAAGATTGGTCAAGATGGCAATGGCAACTTTTTGGGAATGATTGAGGTGATTGCTGATTTTGATTTGGTAATGATAGAGCATGTTAGAAGAATTGAGAAAGGTGAGACCCATTATCATTACCTCAGCAACAAAATCCAGAATGAGTTGATAGAAATGCTTGGGAATGAGATCAAAAAGATAATCATACAGAAGATTCAACGGGCAAAATATTTTTCAGTGATTCTTGATTGTACTCCTGATATCAGTCACAGAGAACAGATGTCCCTAGTTATTCGATGCGTGGATATTTCAGAGATCTCACCAAAGATAGAAGAATTTCTTTTGACATTTTTGGTGGTTAAAGACAAAACTGGAGAAGGGCTTTTCAACACCCTTCAAGATGTATTGGTTAATCTTGATTTGAGTATTGATGACATTAGAGGGCAAGGTTATGACAATGGGTCAAACATGAAAGGAAAGCATAAAGGAGTGCAAAAAAGGTTGCTGGAAATTAATCCAAGAGCAGCTTACACACCATGTGGTTGTCATAGTTTGAATCTAGCGCTTTCTGATATAGCTTCCTCATCAGAGACAGCAGTTTCGTTTTTTGGAATTCTTCAGCGCATTTAttgcttgttttcttcttcaacaAATAATGCTGAAGTTTTCAGAGATATCGTGAATGGTATTACAGTGAAACCATTATCACAAACTCGCTGGGAGAGTCGCGTCAACAGTGTGAAAGCAATACGATATCAAGCACCTCAGATTCgagaagctttattttattTGGCAGATAACAGTGATAATCCAAGAACAAGAAGTGAAGCTGAGTCTCTTGCAATGAGTGACACTCATGGAATTGGAAATTTCGAGTTCTTATTGGGAATGGTCATTTGGTATGAGCTTCTATTTTCTGTGAATAAAGTAAGCAAAATTTTGCAGTCAGAAGATATGGATATTGGGATTGCTATTTCTCATGTACAAGGACTTGTTTCTTTTATGAAAAGCTACAGAGAAACCGGCTTTCAAGAAGCAAAAATAGAAGCTGAACGGATTGCTATAGATATGAAGATTAATCCTGGCTTTTCAGTGAAACCAAAACGTGCTAGTAGAAAAAAGCGACATTACGATGAAGAACCTGAAAATGATGAAGAAAGCGTAACGCTAACAGCAGAAGAAAATTTCAGGGTTGATTACTTCATCAAAATTGTGGATCAAAGTTTGGTTTCCCTTGAGACACGGTTTGATCAACTTCAA AGTTTCAGTTGCTACAGCAGAAAGAAGTTTTTCAAAGTTGAAACTTATAAAGTCATATCTGCGGTCGAGTATGTCTCAAGAAAGACTGAATGGATTATCGATATTGTCGATTGA